agtttgtttgtttgaacgcgctaatctcaggaactactggtccaaattgatttatttttttgtgttgaatagacacttcatcgaggaaggctttaggctataaaccatcacgctgcgactaacagtagcgaagatacaatggaaaatgtgaaaaaaaacagggcaggtataaatcataacttatatcttcgacctacggggacgaagtcgcgggcaacagctagtcttgaATAAACTTGCTTTCTAAATATctttatctaaatattataGAATCTAAAATCACCTGCAAACTGCTTCTGCCTTCAGTCTTTCAACATGCGAAGAAGAATTTCCCCATCAATGGGATATTCATCGGCTGGTACTATCACTACTCTGACTAACAATTCCCGGTAACTACATACAACTTGTAACATCATAAGTCATAAATATTAACTGCACCTACTTGTTGTTATCTCTGCctcaccctatggttgactggcaGAGAATGTGTCAGGTATTAAGTATACCATTGTAAATTGTTCGTGCATGAATACTGGTATGCATTTATCAACAAATCAGGCTGCTCAAACACAAattttttgttgctttgtaTGAATTCTGATAATGTGGTATTTTTTTCTGCTACGCCAAGTTTTGTTGGAGTCTAACTCGACTCTTTCGCTTAAAACTGGCCGCTGTTAGCCATGGAcccaaatataaaacataatgaGGTAatggaggcctttgccctgcaggttctttttattattcggtttttattattgttcaacAAACTTCAGCCATccaatttatattatacacatttttttaatgcttttctTTTTACAGGATTGACAGTTTCTCTCAATGaaaatttatcataattatgcACAAGAGCAAAAGTAAATTCTTATACCTGGTtggttacattaaaaacttagtTAACAATACTCAAATGATCTGTTCAAGAAAAACTtggaagaaaaaacaaattatactacCTAAAAAGAACATAGAAAGAGAAAGAGGAATGAAGAGAGAAGGAAGATATTTTCGttgttgtttgtattgttttttaatttctgtgttTTAATCATATTATGTGTACTtgtttaacttataaaaaaggGTTAATCCTGGATGAACAAAATATTGACACTTTGTGTTTcatctatatatatctatactaatttataaagctgaagagtttgtttgtttaaacgcgctaatctcaggaactactggtccaaattgaagaattatttttgtgttgaaatgaccattcatcgaggaaggctttaggctataaaccatcatgctgcgactaataggagcgaagatacaaaggaaaatgtgaaaaaaatagggcaggtataaaccataacttatatcttctacccacggggacgaagtcgcgggcaacagctagtcaaaatataaatataaacgcAGAGTGTGATTTTTCACATGTCTCAAAAGTGAAGTAGAATTATTACCAGTACTTTTGTACACAGATCTTTATTTTGCTGGCTGTGTAAAATGAAAATGCATATTCATATTTTGGATTTTGTTTTGCCTGCACAAAACCAGATTACCATATGATATTGTTGataaaagaagtaaaaacaTTAGACCAATTTATCACCAAACAAAACatcatagtttaaaaaatgttacaaagacCTTATTTTTTGTCTTCATGGTGTACTTCAAAAAcatgtaattgtatattttaacatCACCTTTACCTACTTTTAAATGACAATGTAGATAAAAAGTACCATGAAAAAGTAGTAATTAGTatacaaaactaattattatggCCAAGCATTACTGATAGATagtcaaaaaatacttttaatctttataaatatgaGAAAAAAGTCTATTCCCAACTgatttaaattagaaaacagATTGTGATCTGATTGAGCCACCTATGAAGTTTCTTTGtatgttaataaatgtataattagcAATAAATCATACCTATCATGCTAAACAAtgtaaattgtttcatttacaCAATTCAATTTGGCTCAGCAACTGCAGTTTGAATATACaatgtaggtacatttttaAAGCAGTTCTAAGATTCGTTTTTTAAATCTATGTGGTTAGAATTTTCATCTGacttctcattttttttttatttgatgccACCTATTTTGTACCTTTTCTACatgaacaattttaattgatagGTAGTTATGAGTTAGTGGGTTCATTAGAATTAGgtataacattttcaattttctttattattacctAAGTATCAGCACTTTActagcattaaaaaaattaagtacacAAATTACTCACATGATGAAAATCTTTTTTGGTTAAACATTTTCCTGACATACAGACCTGCAGAAGACCAAAAATACCAAAGTGTCTTCAGGCTTGGCATCAGAGATTTGCCCAAAGTTGTCAGAGAGTTACCAAGTGGTGaagcaaaaatatacaaaaatattaatttccttaATAGGGCTAACAAATTATGCACATCTTGATaataaatactgtttgtttagaaagttaaagtaaaacttcttGTTCATTGCACCAGGGTCAAGGTATATTTTAAGAAGGTCAAGACCGACGCTATCTattcaaaaaaaatctagttgtGTTTAGTTGTACAGCCGACTAATCTCGTAAAAAAGCAGTAAGTTGTTAAAATATGCAACTGGTGACTATTCTTTAATGAATGCGAAATTAACGCaacagtaaaacttaaaaataggtaagtaacagtaattttattattgtgtaataaTAGTTTACACGTTGACATACcgatgagattttttatttaattgagtaGGCGAGCAATGGTCGCCTTACTATACAGtcacacaattattattttaagtacgtGCTGCACATCATTGAATTCGTTTCTATATATGTTACGTGACGTAATTACGTACCTAGAATTATTTTCCGGCGACTCGCATGAGGTTCCTCCGTGTAAACCCATTCAAAATCAGTTCTGGATACTCGCGCTCCCATGGTTAGCTTCTATAGCActgttaaaacttttatatgCACATTAGTTATATATAAACACCACCCGCCACAATAAACgcttatattttacaataaataaaggcGGTTCCCGAATTACTTATCGTTTTTCGATAGAAATTTGTATGAGCGCGATACACTCGCCTTCACAGGCAGCGGTTGATTGATTGAAGCTTAAATAGAATGAACGGTTGTCATTAGGTGACTATCATTCGGTCGGTTCTATCAAAAAGCCCCCCGCCCACCTCGATTGAGGTATAAAAAGTGAatcattatcattttatcaATGATTGAGATATGAAAGGGTAGTATTAAGGGCAGTGATCTGTAAGgaattaataaaacttgttaaaatGTTGACAACAACTTTAAAGGAATTCCATCTGTTTCCAAAGtaaatttaagattaaaattaaacatttaaattaatcaaggtataattttaaattattaacttttaatgTATATTGCACCTAGTCGGTTTCTAAACACTAAACCGAAAAACTTTAAGCACTTAGTATAGGTATTATATGTGTGTTACACATAGTGTGGATATCGCGATTTTGACCTtaccttatttatatttatttatgagaataCCTTGTCGTTAGAATAACTACGTCAGTGATAATTTCCAAGCGACTCTTGAATAAAAAGCGATAGTTGAAGAGACGAGAACTGTTTTCcctagaatatttttatgcataCTAGTACTTGTTACCCGCGCACCCGCCCgctaaaaatcaaaaatgttcccacgggaacataaaatcaatataaagcCCTGTGTTTACTGAGTTTTATGTATTATAGAAATATCTACACATCCAGAcatccaaacatacaaactttcgcgtttataatattagtaagatccAGCAATTGTTCACTTTCTAGTACCTAATGCTATTTATAAAGAAGATTTGACGAACTGTATACCTACcgaaatatgtttataaattgtgtttatagcatagtttaagatattttactCGTTCAAGTCGTAAATCTTGGCGATCATTCGTGTGATTTGTattctcattttaaaatattattgtagcttttgttttgtacttcaatataatttatttctggcaaatttataattatcaaatctgaaaacttattaattatctAAGAAATCGactaatatttcatttatatcaTTGACAAACACACTATCGACTCAAAGTTATGCCTACTCTATGTTGTCCTTGGACGTAAGGAGAGGAGCCGCAaccataaacaaaacaaagtctTTCTAAAGTTTGATAGTGAACATGGCGGTTGGTAAAAATAAAGGCCTTTCGAAGGGCGGTAAAAAGGGTGTtaagaagaagatgtaagtctTTAATAAGCCTCAAATATAATTCTGTAAGCTATAATCTTTCGACGATAACCAAAAGAAATATTGTGTTTAGTGTGATGGTGTTAATAATTTCTGATACAAATCTCATGTCTCGTGTCAaggtgttttaattttactactGAGGTTTACAGTGTTTTAACTCATACCAGTGAATATCTTTAGTTGTATCAACCTCTTGATTCAAATTATTTGTCGATAATGTCCTATTAAAGTGTAATTTTCGCCTTGTGGTAAGTTTTTTGGTGTCtgtattttgaggttatgttaaCTCGTATCACATTTTCAGTGTGGATCCCTTCACCCGTAAAGACTGGTACGATGTCAAAGCACCGTCTATGTTCACCAAGAGGCAAGTGGGAACCACCCTTGTCAACCGTACTCAGGTATGCGAACTCATTCTTCCTGTTTTACTCTATAATTTGATGCTAAAGCTGTCACCGGCTATCAAAGATCATTTAACAAGTCTTAGTTTTACTTTGAACGTAATTAATGGACCCCCTATCGGGTCTCTTAGGTTGGAAAAGCCATGTGCCTATTTTAACCACTGTTAGGGTAATCCTTGACACTACTTGTAAAAcccgatttaattaaattcattcattAAGACTATTTCTGGTATATATTGTTCAAAGTACAGATCGAAAAATTTCTAATTTTTGGCTAACGAAAGCCTTCTCACGACtctgttaataataataatttgtatttatataaccATGTGTTATTAAAAAGTAGTGAAACCATGTGCCATTTTTACAAACCATGGTATTTTCTGACATGATCTTTGTTAAGCCACACAGCATTAAAAACAGTGAAGTTAATTTACTAAGATAATAGAAAACGTTAAGGTTTACACTTCGTTTACAGGTTATTTTAAAACTCAACAGATTTCTAAGTTTAGTAGCAGCTGATGTGTATGATATTTCTTAGAAAACATAACACACATGCTTTATTCAATCCTGTGTTTATGATGTTGTATTCTAAATACATTACAGTGTAAACAAATAGCTGTATTTTGGGACTTCCAAACAGTTATTAAAACTGAACAAATAGTCAATGTTAGTACATTAGTTTCActgcaaaataatatacaaaatgatGATCCACCTAGCTCGCAATGATAAATATCTGATGAAAACTCTTGTTCCCTTTTGATTTATCACTGAATATTAACTTTACATTCAAGAATAGTATGtgtttgtacatttttgttgtattaaaattgtgtttttgttgtttaaaggGTACAAAAATCGCATCGGAAGGTTTGAAGGGCCGTGTCTTTGAAGTCTCGCTGGCCGATCTTCAAGCTGATACTGATGCCGAAAGGTATGTGGTCAACTGATTGAcctttctataattttaaataaattcacaaaGAATCTTTCTATGAGCTTTTAAACTAGACTAGTGACTAAGCTAGTCTTGGCTGTGTTGCCACTTTAGAAGTCAGATACtacttatttattaagcttattTAACGAGAAATACTACAAAATTCCTTGCACTCCTTGAATGTTAGCACTTAATATAGTTTTTGAAGTAAAGTTACTGCAGTCCAGCTATATGAAGAAAAACCATATGGTCTTCATATCGTTTTTGTCTGCAGATATCATATGCTGCCGCACTGATCTATCTCTGTACATTGATGTACTTAGGTACCTTGTGTCGTTGCTACAATCCATACATAACCTATCTTTCTATTACCCGTGGCTTAGCTTGTACAGAAATATGTTTTCAAGGCAATAGGTAGCCTATACCTCTTCTTACTTCTCACCATACGCAAACCATTCCCATATCTAAAATTTGGTTCTCTAAGCAATGTGGGCCAATTTTGAGCTTAAATTTTAGCCTATCACCaaaaaaagacttaaataaAAGGCAATTATTTTCACATAACACTAGTGGCTGCCTGACCTTTACAACCCTGTTGCTGGTTATGGCCAATGTTCTTAGACCAGTTGTAAGGCTTATTTAGTTTGtctttatgtaattaatttttctCTTTGTCCAGGTCTTTCCGCAAGTTCCGTCTGATCGCTGAGGATGTTCAGGGCCGCAATGTGCTCTGCAACTTCCACGGTATGGACCTCACCACTGACAAGCTCAGGTTTGTAAATCATTGTGATTATAAAAGCTGTCTTGATTCAGAACTATTTATCTAAACTTTATAAAAGTGAAATGGATGGAGGAAACTCTTTATCGTACAGCAAATTAGTATCTGATCCTGTTTGGTACTCAACTTTTcagttattgtatttaaatttataatgattaaaagttattaaaaccatttttactGCAGTCCAGCTATATGAAGGAGTACCATATGGTCTTCATATCGTTTTTGTCTGCAGATATCATATGCTACCGCACATAACCTGCCTCTGTATCTCATATACTTTGGCAACATGTGTCGTTGCTACACACCTCACttgaaaataagataatatagTTAACCTGCTTAGGATTAAAGAATTAGGTTTGTTATCAAATTGATTCCTGTCTCAGTACAAGAAATAATTCGTAAATACATAACAAGTTATACATACATGGCGTATAATGCTTTTACCTTATAACCACTTGAGCatgccaataaaaatatttaaaacttgttaaCAACAGATGGATGGTCAAGAAATGGCAGACTCTGGTCGAGGCCAACATTGACGTGAAGACCACCGACGGCTACTTGCTGCGTGTCTTCTGCATCGGATTCACCAACAAGGACTCCCTCAGCCAGCGCAAGACCTGCTACGCCCAGCACACTCAggtaaataccattttttttcgttataaaaacgactcccttaaggattttaatccttttattggtttcacaatcattacaaatcacgtgcacaacaaccagactcggaacaagcagtcgtggatcacactaatgcttgtcatacgcggggatcgaaccattTGGCTTTCCGTGCAGATATAGATTTATGGGTTTTCAAAGCACTCGGTTTGCAGTGTGACTAAAGAAagtctttatattataataacttttgtgaGGCGTATTCATAATCTTTAGTATAAATGGTATTCTTACGCGGATATATTGGGGATTGCTggactaatttcggacccaaacgaATTTACTGACCATCAGCTGAAGAGGCGGCCAGTCTTGCGATTCCAATTAATCATGGTTAATCGTTTTATCGATTCAGTCGaaagtcgttttttaaatatagcttaataataataaaatcctgACCGGTTTTTGGTCACGGCGTCTTTTGCCGCACCagccaaacaaaaaaaactgcaaacaaCAATACTATAATCTGCTCAGGAACTACTTAATTCAGCACAAACATATACActgtgatttttagtcgtcttacaaaagcagcccagttcatgtatccaatgactagaacacgttcatgataaaaaaaaaagtatttatgagatttgaaaaaaaaaattcaattttcattcaatattatgatgcaattcgtagtttttagaaacagctctgttgcgagtgtgcggtccgagccttgtaacaatggtgaggggcgcgggcggcggcaattttatcatttttaagagtatatttcagatttctcttgtttaattttcttcgtacttattatcttagttgatgataaaaaaatataatcgtgCCTAGGgttattttacgtcggatacatgaactgggctgcttttgtaagtaCGTACGTAgtacgactaaaaaatcaccgtgtatagctGCACCCACAATGACACACATGTATACAAGTTGATAATAGGTTGTACAAATCGCAGACAGCAGTGTGAAGAGCTTAGGTCGTTATTTTTGCTCTTGACATGTGCCTCCTCAAAGCTGCGTACATTATCCGGCGACGCCACGAACGCGGCTCTCGATATTTCGTTGGCTATTCGTGGACCCGCGACACACTCCTCCAAATATTATTCACcgttttttttactgatttttcGACATGACGCGGATCACATTTCCACGCCGTAgtagatacaaaaaatacttttggttggacacaatagggatgatgactgggtataaaaagtaaaaatagttcctcattaagattaataaaaaaatatacatacagtaTTATTGCCTTTTTCTGaacaacaataattgaaacAGAAAAACTTACGAAAACGAGAATGCGACTTTACGGTTtcgtaaaattttaacttaatcgtgacgtcactcgcAAACAAAGTTAATCCCAAGACAGACACTGCAAAAACTTGTCATCATTCTCATTGTAAGACTGTCTTACTTTGCTTCGTTGCTAGTAAGCACACAGTATCCATAACAATGTAATAACTTTCACCATACCAACAGGTCCGTGCCATCAGAAAGAAGATGTGCGAGATCATCACCCGTGACGTGACCAACTCTGAGCTCCGTGAGGTTGTCAACAAGCTCATCCCTGACTCCATCGCTAAGGACATTGAGAAGGCTTGCCACGGTATCTACCCACTCCGTGATGTCTGCATTAGGAAGGTAAGATTCGAGGACAAGTAAAGATACTGTtttaaacaagcatttgttatgtaaaaggtattttattagaCTTGACTGATGTTATAGCCAATGCATAAAGAAAttcaattgttaaaatataccaCAATGACACTTCTCTGCAACAAGTTACATTACTTTAATTTGTAAATCATTAAACTCGAGTATTTTATAATGTGGAGTAGTAAGCATGCATAAGTATATTATTAGCATATGattattacactttttatgtgattattctttctttctatGTTTTATGGAAAACAAAACTTACCTAATAAGATGcaaataaataccttttacaTTCCGAATGCTTATTTTGGTTTTTTGGATAAGTgggaataaagaaaaatacgcATTACGGCGATTACTAGTTTGTTTCCTTGCTATAGGTAATTCCCAGTAtccaaaaaactaaataaatttctaaatgaTGACACACCTAGCTCGCAATGATACACACCTGATGAAAACATTGTTCCCTTTTGATATTCTGTCTGaagaacaacaaaattaattaaaatgactttaCATTTAATCAGTGACTGACCACAGACATTTTCCCTCATAGGTTAAGGTACTGAAGAGGCCGCGTTTCGAGATTTCCAAGCTCATGGAACTGCACGGAGAAGGTGGCAGTGGCAAGAGGGGCGAGGCCGGCGACAAGTCGGAGCGCCCTGAGGGCTACGAGCCGCCCGTACAGGAGAGCGTTTAAGTTAATATACGTGTAAATCTGAtctagttgttttatttaccagTCACACGCTCCAATTCAGCTATAAAGCCTGGTTAGACGATGAGAGAAATTTGTGGTAGTtttaatacattgctggcgatcaTGTATCATTTTAGATAGCCTTTTTTTGCAGCTGAACAATGTATGGCAACTTGCATGGTATTCTTCGCATCGTCTAAGTGGGCCTTTAAGGATTTATATTCAAGCCTTTAAACATTCATGAACGTTTTAAGCACAATCTCGAACGAGACATAGTAGTTAGCTTTTTCCAATATTTGTCTAGGTTCCCAATCAAGATTATCATAGCTGACTACTGCATGGATGATCAACGTGGACCGACATCCAACCTAAGATGGCTTGCTATATAAAGAAACATCGGTGAAGAAGATGCACTATgcaaattcttatttaaaaggTGAGCATAAAAACTtgatattaatttctaaatttatttttggttgaatAAGACTAATGGTAAAACCTATTGTACTCGCAAATGATCAGCGTCCTGTCTTTATACTTTTGATAAGATGTTTGTTAATTAAACGTActgttttttgtgaaaatattcaaccaaaaatttacaactatttcTAAATGATGACACACCTAGCTCGCAATGATACACACCTGATGAAAACATTGTTCCCTTTTGATATTCTGTCTGaagaacaacaaaattaattaaaaataaaaccaattatgaaatcacaaaaataaccaataatttgctttttacAG
The window above is part of the Trichoplusia ni isolate ovarian cell line Hi5 chromosome 11, tn1, whole genome shotgun sequence genome. Proteins encoded here:
- the LOC113498677 gene encoding 40S ribosomal protein S3a, with product MAVGKNKGLSKGGKKGVKKKIVDPFTRKDWYDVKAPSMFTKRQVGTTLVNRTQGTKIASEGLKGRVFEVSLADLQADTDAERSFRKFRLIAEDVQGRNVLCNFHGMDLTTDKLRWMVKKWQTLVEANIDVKTTDGYLLRVFCIGFTNKDSLSQRKTCYAQHTQVRAIRKKMCEIITRDVTNSELREVVNKLIPDSIAKDIEKACHGIYPLRDVCIRKVKVLKRPRFEISKLMELHGEGGSGKRGEAGDKSERPEGYEPPVQESV